The following are encoded together in the Flavihumibacter fluvii genome:
- the rfbD gene encoding dTDP-4-dehydrorhamnose reductase, protein MKKILVTGANGQLGSELRQLSALYGQFEFLFTDSKELPVHEEGLVKAWFKKHQPHYCINCAAYTAVDKAETEPEKAMLVNGDAVGFLAKACAAYHCRLVHISTDYVFDGTATTPIEETATVHPLGVYGRSKLRGEQLALSYLPDAIIIRTSWVYSVYGNNFVKTMIRLMAEKKELNVVNDQFGSPTYAADLAKAIADIIAFLDADPTTKDMGGTFHYSNSGMISWYDFAVAIRDMIKSPCEVHPIPGSAYPTPAKRPAYSVLNTNKISAVFHVQLIPWKDSLQACLLQMQQYLAG, encoded by the coding sequence ATGAAAAAAATTCTTGTTACCGGTGCAAATGGCCAGCTTGGAAGTGAGTTGCGGCAACTGTCCGCACTATATGGACAATTTGAATTCCTTTTTACAGATAGTAAAGAATTACCGGTTCATGAAGAAGGACTTGTAAAAGCCTGGTTCAAAAAACACCAGCCACATTATTGTATCAATTGTGCTGCTTATACTGCGGTTGATAAGGCTGAAACCGAACCTGAAAAAGCCATGCTGGTCAACGGTGATGCTGTAGGATTCCTTGCTAAAGCCTGTGCCGCATACCATTGCAGGCTGGTACATATTTCCACTGATTATGTATTTGATGGTACGGCAACCACACCTATTGAAGAAACGGCTACAGTACATCCTTTGGGTGTTTACGGCCGGTCGAAGTTAAGGGGCGAGCAACTGGCTTTATCCTACCTTCCTGATGCAATCATCATTCGCACCTCCTGGGTCTATTCAGTTTATGGGAATAATTTTGTGAAAACAATGATCCGCTTAATGGCGGAAAAAAAGGAACTGAATGTGGTCAATGACCAGTTCGGATCACCCACCTACGCAGCAGATCTCGCGAAGGCAATTGCAGATATTATCGCCTTTTTAGATGCGGATCCAACCACGAAAGACATGGGTGGAACATTTCATTATTCCAATAGCGGGATGATCAGCTGGTATGATTTTGCTGTGGCCATCCGCGACATGATTAAAAGCCCCTGTGAAGTGCATCCAATCCCAGGTTCAGCTTACCCGACCCCGGCAAAACGTCCGGCTTATAGTGTACTCAATACAAATAAAATCAGCGCGGTATTCCATGTGCAGCTCATTCCCTGGAAAGATAGTTTGCAGGCCTGTTTACTGCAGATGCAGCAATACCTGGCAGGTTGA
- the rfbC gene encoding dTDP-4-dehydrorhamnose 3,5-epimerase produces the protein MAFIETGFPGLLIYEPRVFGDDRGYFFESYNVATFRAAGINYQFVQDNQARSTFGVVRGLHFQHDPYAQTKLIRAIEGSILDVVVDCRKGSPTFGQVYSIQLTAANKLQLLVPKGFAHGYSVLSETAEVLYKCDVLYNKESEGGVRFNDPSLQIDWMVPEHQMILSDKDKLYPLFEEGQHSFSI, from the coding sequence GCGTGTGTTTGGCGATGATCGGGGCTATTTTTTTGAATCGTATAATGTCGCCACTTTTAGAGCTGCCGGCATCAACTACCAATTTGTGCAGGATAACCAGGCCCGGTCTACATTCGGTGTTGTTCGCGGACTGCATTTCCAACATGATCCCTACGCGCAAACCAAATTGATCAGGGCCATAGAAGGGTCGATCCTGGATGTGGTGGTCGATTGCAGGAAAGGTTCGCCAACGTTTGGACAGGTGTACAGCATCCAACTGACCGCCGCGAATAAACTCCAGTTGCTGGTTCCTAAAGGTTTTGCCCATGGGTATTCAGTACTTTCTGAAACTGCTGAGGTGTTGTATAAATGTGACGTCTTGTACAATAAGGAAAGTGAAGGCGGAGTTCGCTTTAATGACCCTTCCCTGCAGATCGACTGGATGGTGCCTGAACACCAGATGATCCTTTCTGATAAGGATAAACTATATCCGCTTTTTGAAGAAGGCCAACACTCATTCAGTATCTAA
- a CDS encoding MmcQ/YjbR family DNA-binding protein has protein sequence MHIEAFQEFCLSLPEVTEEFPFGPDTLVYKVRGKMFALTNLNAFESINLKCDPEEAIELRERYPAVTPGYHMNKKHWNTVALDNTIKDSLLYSWIRASYDLVLSGMPKRK, from the coding sequence ATGCACATCGAAGCCTTCCAGGAATTCTGTCTCTCACTGCCGGAGGTAACCGAAGAATTCCCTTTTGGACCGGATACCCTTGTGTATAAGGTCCGCGGAAAAATGTTCGCCCTGACCAACCTGAACGCATTCGAAAGCATTAACCTGAAATGCGATCCCGAAGAAGCTATTGAATTGCGGGAAAGGTATCCTGCTGTTACGCCGGGTTACCATATGAATAAGAAACACTGGAATACTGTGGCCCTTGACAACACCATAAAAGATTCCCTGCTGTATTCCTGGATCCGGGCATCCTATGACCTCGTGCTATCTGGCATGCCTAAACGTAAATAA
- a CDS encoding EcsC family protein codes for MTAYELIARGELANWQKKMQRRPSLLNSLSKKVQTKINTWIPEKIHHAITVAIRQMVKGVIFGAAYTTSRDLPTGNLQKREEAIQKKIDLYRHTAAIEGGITGAGGILLGLTDFPLLIGIKLKLLFDIAALYGIDVNDYKERVYILHIFELAFSSDEHRKKIYLKMTNWDEKKKYMPDDMAQFDWRNFQQEYRDYIDLAKMAQLLPLIGAPVGIIANYRLMNKLGKTAINAYRMRILLP; via the coding sequence ATGACCGCATATGAACTGATCGCCCGGGGTGAATTGGCCAACTGGCAGAAGAAAATGCAAAGAAGACCATCTTTGCTGAATAGCCTGTCCAAAAAAGTCCAGACCAAAATCAATACCTGGATCCCTGAAAAAATTCACCATGCCATTACTGTCGCTATCAGGCAAATGGTGAAGGGTGTCATATTCGGGGCAGCCTATACCACCTCCAGGGACTTACCAACCGGCAACCTGCAAAAACGTGAGGAAGCCATTCAGAAAAAAATAGACCTGTACCGCCATACAGCGGCGATTGAAGGCGGTATAACCGGTGCCGGTGGGATATTGCTTGGACTGACCGATTTCCCGTTACTGATCGGGATAAAACTTAAACTACTTTTTGATATCGCTGCTTTATACGGCATTGATGTAAATGACTATAAAGAACGGGTGTATATCCTGCATATTTTTGAACTGGCCTTTTCAAGCGACGAGCACAGGAAAAAGATCTACCTGAAAATGACCAACTGGGATGAAAAGAAAAAATACATGCCTGATGATATGGCGCAATTTGACTGGAGAAATTTCCAGCAGGAATACCGTGATTATATCGACCTGGCCAAAATGGCGCAACTTTTACCATTGATCGGCGCACCTGTTGGCATCATTGCCAACTACCGGCTCATGAACAAACTTGGGAAAACAGCCATCAATGCTTACCGGATGAGGATCCTGCTTCCCTGA